CCAACTGTAAATTGTCCCGGATACGAATGGGGCGGACGTAGATGCCCAGGTCGGCGGCACACTGCCTCCGCACCACGGACAGCCGGTCCAGCAAATCCCCGCCCTGTCCTTCATCAGTTAATGGAATCAGATTATAACCGATTTCGATTTCCAGCGGGTCAACCTGGAAAAACCCTAAGACATTCTCCGGCTGCCGCTGGGGTTTCGCCTGCTCCTGGGCTCGAATCTGCTCGGCGATGGCTTTCTTCTTTTCCTCTTGGAGCAAGGTATATGAAGTAAACCCGGTGGCCACCGCCAAGATGAAAAACGGCACAAACGGCAGTCCCGGCACCAGGCCCAGCACGGCCAGCAAGACGGCCGCCAGGCCGATAACCTTGGGAAAGCCGGCCAGTTGGGTAGACAGCTCCCTTCCAAAACTGCCGCCGGAAGAGGAGCGGGTCACCAGGATACCGGTGGCCGTGGACACGAGTAAAGCCGGGATCTGGGTCACCAAACCGTCGCCCACGGTCAGGATGGTATAAGTGCGCAAGGCGTCCATCAAAGACATGCCGTGCTGCCACATGCCAATGATGAAACCACCGCCGATATTGATCAGGGTAATGACGATGCCGGCAATGGCGTCACCCCGGACGAACTTGCTGGCACCGTCCATGGCCCCGTAAAAGTCCGCTTCCCGCTGCAGCTTTTTGCGCCTTTCCCTGGCTTCGTCATCGGTGATCAACCCTGCGTTTAAGTCAGCATCTATACTCATTTGTTTGCCGGGCATGGCATCCAGGGTGAACCTGGCCGCCACCTCAGCCACCCGGCCGGCGCCGTTGGTGATTACGATAAACTGGATGACGGTAATAATCAAAAAGATGATGAATCCTACCACGTAGTTGCCGCGCACCACAAAATCGCCAAAAGCTTGGATCACCTCACCGGCACTGGCGGTGGTCAGGATCAAACGGGTTGAGGCTACGTTTAAAGCCAGCCGCAATAGAGTCACCACTAACAGCAGGGAAGGAAACACGGAGAATTGGAGCGGTTCCACCGTGAACATGGTGGTCAGGAGAATGATGACACTCACGGCCAGGCTGAAGGTTAAAGCCACGTCTAAAACCCGCGGGGACATAGGGATGACGATGATAAAAATAATGGCAATAACACAAGCGGCGATTAACAGGTCTCCATTACCGCGAAATTGTCGTAGACTGCCTAACAGACCGGAATCCGGCGCCGCCACTTACCTCACCCCCGCTTTCAGATTTTTCCGCCCATGCGGTAGAGCATGGCCAGGATTTCCGCCACTGATTGATACAGCTCCGGTGGGATTTCCTGCCCGATTTCCACATGCTTAAAGATGAATTGAGCCACCGGCTTGTCTTCCACAATGGGAATGCCGTGTTCTTTCGCTTTTTCCTTGATCCGTTCCGCCACCACCCCTGCTCCTTTAGCCAAGAGCAGGGGAGCACCGTCGGATTCCATGTCGTATTTTAACGCAACGGCCAAGTGCACCGGGTTGGTGATCACGACCGTCGCTGCCGGAATGCTGTGCATCATGCGATGAATGGCCAGCTGCCGCTGCTTTTCCCTTAGTTTTGCTTTGAGCAAGGGATCCCCTTCCAATTGCTTGAATTCCTCTTTCACTTCTTGCTTGGACATGCGAATCCCTTTTTCAAACTCTTTGCGCTGGAATACATAATCCACTATGGCGATGGCCAGGAAGGCCGCGATGACACCCATCCCCACCTTGAAAACCAGCTTGGCCACCACTTCCATGCTTTCCCATACGCTCATATCCACCAGGAAAAGCAGCGTGTCAAAGCCCCCGGCCACGATCTTAAAACCGATAAAACCGACGATAACTACTTTCAGGACGGCCTTGACCAGCTCCACCAGGGACCGGCGGGAAAACATCCGCTTAAAACCCTGCACCGGGTCGAGATGGGACAGCTTCGGCTTGATGGTTTCAGCCGTAATCTTAAAACCCACCTGAGCCATGTTGGCGCCCATACCCATGAGGACGGCCACGAGGAACACCGGACCCATCAGGCGAAAATAGGTCGCCACCACTTCAGTCATAACGTGCTCCGCATCCTCGCTGCCAAACGGCCTGGCCAGCCAGTCCCCCAGCACCAGCTTAGTAAAGCCTTCCGTATACCGCAGGAAATAAGAACGAAGGGCAAAAAGGATTACCATGGAAGCCAGCAATACCAGAGCTGCATTCAGGTCAGTACTTTTCGCTACTTGGCCTTTTTTCCTGGCTTCCTGCCGCCGGTGGGGCGTTGCTTCTTCCGTTTTTTCCTCGGCAAAGAGCTGCAAGTTTATGAGAAAAGGATATACCTCGTTGGACATCAGCGAAAACTCCCGATAATGGTCATTAAATCCCGCTCCAGTTGGCTTAGGATGTTACCAAATACCACTGCCATGATGGGCATGATCACAGCCATCACCAGCACGCCCAGGCCAATTTTCAAAGGAAAGCCCATAATGAATACATTTAATTGAGGGACGGTCCTGGCTACCAGACCAAGGGCCATCTCACTGACAAAAACCACCGCCAAAACCGGTGCGGCCAGTTTAAAAGCCAGCAGAAACATCCCGGAAAAAACGGATACCAGTTCCTGCACGGTTCCCCCGGCAAAATGCACCCCGGTAACCGGCACCACCTCAAAACTGGCCCTTAAGGCCAAAAGCATGCTGTGGTGACCGTCCATGGCCAGCAGCATCATCAGGGCCACCAGGTTGAGAAAACGGCCCATGAGAGTGGATTGCACCTGGCTGGCCGGGTCAAACAGGTTGGACATGGCAAAACCCATGCTCACATCCATCAACTGGCCCGCCACCATCACGGTATGAAAAATGATGTTGGCTGTAATCCCCAAAGCCAGGCCTAACAGCACTTCACCGGCAATTAAGACCGAAAAAGTAATCCCATCGACCTCCAACAAGGACGGGCCGCCGGCAAAAGGTGTTACCGCCGCCGCGAGAAACAGTCCCAACCCGATCTTGCTCCAGGCGGGCAGGCTTGGATTGGAAAACAAGGGAGCTACCGCTATAAAGGAAGTCAACCTGGCAAAAACCAGCAAGAAAACCAACCAGAGATTATAATCAACCAACCTTCATCCACCTACCTCACTAAAGTGCTGAGGCTGGAAAAAAGGTTGGCCGAAAAATTCACCAGGGTAGTCAGCATCCAGGAGCCAAAAACTAACAAAGATAAAAGCACAGCAATGATTTTGGGTACAAAAGTAAGGGTCTGTTCCTGGATTTGGGTAGTCGCCTGCAAGACGCTGATGGCCAAACCCACTACCAACCCTATGATCAGAGCCGGTGCCGCCAGCATGAGAGCCACCAGCAGCCCTTCCCTGGCCAGGTGCAACACAAATTCTTGGCTCAATCTTCATACCTCCTGCTACACCCTGGTACAATCATAAGATGTCTTCGCTGAGCCGGCGGTTTTCCCTGCCTGCTAACCAAAACTCTCCAGCAGGGATTTCACCACCAGGTACCAGCCATCCACCATCACAAACAGCATCAACTTAAAAGGAAGACTAATCATGATCGGAGGCACCATGAACATCCCCATGGACATCAAGGTGCTGGCGACCACGATATCAATCACTAGAAAAGGAATGAAAATGATAAAGCCCATCTGAAAGGCTGTTTTGAGCTCGCTGATAATAAAAGCCGGGACCAGCACCGTTAAAGGTATATCCTCTTTCGTTTCAGGGCGCTCCATATTGGACATATTGACAAACAGAGCCAGATCCTTTTCCCTGGTCTGCTTGAACATAAATTCTTTAAAAGGATCCGCCGCCAATTGGAAGGCTTCCTCTTGGGACAGTTCCCCTGCCAGGTACGGATCCAAAGCATTGACCTTTGCCTCCTGAAACACCGGTGCCATGATAAAAAAAGTAAGAAAAAGTGCTAAACCAATCAGCACCTGGTTGGGAGGCGTCTGCTGGGTAGCCAGGGCGTTCCTGACAAAGCTTAACACGATCACAACTCTGGTAAAGGAGGTCACCAGGATGAGAATCGCCGGCACCAGGGACAAAATGGTGAGCAACACCAAGAGCCTTAATGTGCCTACCACTTCTACGGGATCATCGGATTGTTGAATTTGCAGGTCAATGTTCGGTAACGGTATCGGCTGGGCCAGTGCCACTTCCCCTGAACCCAACCATATCACTAACCCAAGTAAGACTAGCCAGCATAGCTTCGTATTCTTCATCTTGTTCAACCCTTGCGCCTGGGATTCATCCATTTTGTCCATGAATCCCTCCAATTCTGCCATTCCCCGTTCCCCACCTGCGCCGTTTCCCGGTAATGGGGAAGCTCTTTGAGGAGACTTACCCCGGCTTCCGAAATGCCGATGAGGTAGTACTCCTCCCCAACCCTAACAATACATAAACCTGTTTTCGGCCCTAAAGGAAGCCTCTCTACCACCCGCATGCTCCCGGAACCTTGCCATAACTGTCCCCGGGATGCACCGAACTTAATGCTCCAGTAGGCGAGCAACACCACCAGCGGGAGGAAAATGATGACCCGCAGGACCGCTGTCCATAAATCCCCCTCCATCGGTTTTGCCCCCTAGCTTTCTCGTCCTTCCTCTTTGGCTTCCTCATTGGCCAGTTCAGTCACACGCACTCCAAAATACTCGTTGATAACCACTACTTCCCCTTTACCGAAAAGCACGCCGTTAACGTCGATTTTCACCGGTTCCCCGGCGAGGCAGTCCAGCAGCACAATATCATCCCGGGACAGTTCCAATACCTCTTTCACCGTCATTTCCGTGGAGCCCAGTTCCACGTCCACCGTTAACTCCACGTCACCCAGGAAAGAAATATCCTTTCCCCGTGCCGACTGGACTTCGGGAGGTTGCAGCCGCTGGAATCTCACCGGCGCTACTCTTGGTCCCTTATCCTCTTTCAGGGATTGGAACATAGCTTCTATGTCGTTTTCGCTCCAAAAGGCTCCCACAACATCCCCTCCCTATTGAATAAGAAATTGATTAAAGTACAATCCCACCACTTCACCTTTAGTCAAGTGGCTGTTAATGGCGTTAATTAGCTCATGTTTGAGCGCTTCCCGGTCCGCTAGGTCTGACACGGTTTTGTTGGACAGGACGGTATTAATTGTATCCCGGATTTTATAACCCTTCTCCGTCATTTCACCAATTACCTTTTTGTCATGGGTTTCCACGGATATTTCCGCTCGCAGGTAACGCCGGAAATTGCTGTCCTTAAGATTGACGGTGAAAGTTTCTAAAGGTATCTCATAGACAGGCAACTCCCGCTCTACGCCCCCGTTAGCCGCGAGAAAAAAATAAACTCCCGCGCCTGTGCCGACCATCACCAGGACGACAACTACTGCTAAAATAATCCAAAAAGCTCTGCCCACGGTCCTCCTCCCCTCTACAAGTTCACTCAACAGCCAGCACCTCCCGCTGGATTACTTCATTAGCCCTGATCACCATCACTACGCGCCGATTAAGCTGCATATTCTCCTCGGTATCATTTGGTGCCACCGGGCGGTACTCGCCGTAACCGATGGCGACAAACTTGTGCGGGTCCAGGTGATGGGTATCTATGTAATAACGAATGACCCGGGAAGCCCTGGCTCCGGATAACTCCCAGTTACTCGGAAACTCCCGCGTTGAAATCGGCCGGCTGTCCGTATGGCCTTCCACATGGACCTGGAACGGCAGCCGCCGGAACAAGTCCGCCAGGGGATCAAGTACCGCTTGAGCTTCCGGTTTCAAATCTGCTTTGGCTGTATCAAACAGCACCTTATCCGGAATATCCAGTGCCACCCCGGCTTCTTCATAACGGAGACCTACTTGGTCATCCAGCCCGGCCTCAGCCAGGGTTTGCTGCACCATCTCGTACACTTCCATCAGCGTGTAATCAGGAGCAGGCGGCAGGGGATCCCGCCCGGAAGAAAGATCCTGTATCGGGGTGATGGTCTCCGGCTGCACTTCTTCCATTGGTTTCTCTCCCCAGTCTAAAACACCTACTCCTTGGAAGGAAGCCAGAAAAGCTTGGAATTTAATGGTATCCACCACCGATAAAGAAAACAGCAAGACAAAGAAGACAAGGATCAGAGTCATCATGTCGGAGAAAGTAGTCATCCAATGGGGCGAACCCGGCAATTCGCCTTGTGACCGGCGCTTACGCATTAAAAGTCACCTCTTGCGGTGTGGTTTCTTGTACCTTCAGCCGCGCCGGGAGGAAAGCCATGAGTTTTTCTTCCAAGATCCGCGGGTTCATCCCTGACTGGATGGCAATAATCCCCTCCATGATAATGGACTTAATCAATACTTCCTCTTGGCTCCGCAGTTCTAATTTGGTAGCGATTGGCAACAGTACCAGGTTAGCCATGATGGCACCATAGAAGGTGGTGATCAAAGCCACCGCCATGCCGGGCCCCAAGGCACTGGGATCATCTAAACGAGCCAGCATCTGGATTAAACCGATTAACGTACCAATCATCCCGAAAGCGGGAGCGAGAGATCCCCAAGTCTTGTACACACTGGCTCCAATTTCATGGCGATACTGCATATGATCAATATCGGTTTCCAAGATATCGCGGATCAGTTCCGGGTCCAGTGCATCGACCATCATCTGGATCCCTTTTTGGAAGAAGGGATCCGGCAAACGGTCCATGTCGTCCTCCAAGGCCAGCAGGCCCTCCCGGCGGGCCTTCTTGGCCAGTTCCCCGAACATCTCAATCAATGCATAGGGTTCCATGGTTTCCGTCGAGAAAACTTGTTTAGTAATTTTTACGACGTTCTTGATTTGTTCCAGGTCATAACTGATCATAAGGGCAGCCAAGGATCCGCCTACGGTGATGAGCACGGAAGGGATGCTCCAGAACATCCTGGCCTGCCCGCCAAGATAGATGGCTAGGCCGAGGGTAAAGACACCGCCGGCCAATCCTACGACTGTCATGATGTCCAGCTTACGCAATATGCTTCACCTCTTCAGGGCTTTTCGGTTAGAGGGCCTTGGCAATTTCTCCGGTACTGTACCACCAGTTCAATAATCTCGTCCATGCTTTCCTGTACCATAAACTTCTTACCGTTGACCAGCGTAATCACTGTTTCCGGCACTTCTTCAAGCCTTTCGATTAAGTCGCAATTAACTGTAATGGTCCTTTTATCCAGAGTCGTCACTTTAATCAAACACGGCCACCCCTTTCCGGCCATGGATTCCCAAAAGCCTATTACCAGCAGCCATTAACTCCGCTTGCGTGAATTGCGTTCAGCGGACGCAAATCATCCTTCATCTCGGTTAGTATTTATGTATGTAATATGAAGGGCAGCCTAGGAAGGATAACCCCTTCCTAAGCTACCGCCATCTCGCTCCATTACCGCTTCAAATTAGCCAGCTCCGCCAGCATCTCATCGGAGACGCTGATCACCCGGGCATTAGCCTGGAATCCCCGCTGGGTGACGATCATGTCGGTGAATTCCATGGCTAATTCCACATTAGACATTTCTAAGGCACCTGAACGGACAATTCCGCGGTCACCGCCAGGTGAATCGATGATGTTTGTATTACCATTGATGTCGTTGTTGTCGAAACCATTATTAGTCAGCACAGGACCCTCCCCTCCGACAGCAGCTTGAGAATAGCGATACATATTTTGGCCAACCTTTTCTAACCCGGCCGGATTTATAAACTTAGCAATAGCAATTGGAACACCTACATCATCGTCATCATCAGCACCGT
The DNA window shown above is from Clostridia bacterium and carries:
- the flhA gene encoding flagellar biosynthesis protein FlhA translates to MAAPDSGLLGSLRQFRGNGDLLIAACVIAIIFIIVIPMSPRVLDVALTFSLAVSVIILLTTMFTVEPLQFSVFPSLLLVVTLLRLALNVASTRLILTTASAGEVIQAFGDFVVRGNYVVGFIIFLIITVIQFIVITNGAGRVAEVAARFTLDAMPGKQMSIDADLNAGLITDDEARERRKKLQREADFYGAMDGASKFVRGDAIAGIVITLINIGGGFIIGMWQHGMSLMDALRTYTILTVGDGLVTQIPALLVSTATGILVTRSSSGGSFGRELSTQLAGFPKVIGLAAVLLAVLGLVPGLPFVPFFILAVATGFTSYTLLQEEKKKAIAEQIRAQEQAKPQRQPENVLGFFQVDPLEIEIGYNLIPLTDEGQGGDLLDRLSVVRRQCAADLGIYVRPIRIRDNLQLGANQYVFKLHGIEAASGEILPGYWLAMNPGGMEEDIAGIPTKEPTFGLPAWWVTYDEKERLELKGFTVVDPTTVLVTHLTEFIKANAAELLGRQEVKDLLDKVKESSPAVVEELVPELLSYGEVQKVLQNLLAERVPIRNLVTILEVLADSARVTRDIDYLTESVRGALRRTITKLYGGPAGKLHVITLHPEVEQALAESMQKTQNGSYPVLKPEMTQRIFDSLTPLVERMAMMGVQPVVLCSSKVRLLFRRLTERYLPNLVVLAYGELLPDLEVESVGTVMLK
- the flhB gene encoding flagellar biosynthesis protein FlhB: MSNEVYPFLINLQLFAEEKTEEATPHRRQEARKKGQVAKSTDLNAALVLLASMVILFALRSYFLRYTEGFTKLVLGDWLARPFGSEDAEHVMTEVVATYFRLMGPVFLVAVLMGMGANMAQVGFKITAETIKPKLSHLDPVQGFKRMFSRRSLVELVKAVLKVVIVGFIGFKIVAGGFDTLLFLVDMSVWESMEVVAKLVFKVGMGVIAAFLAIAIVDYVFQRKEFEKGIRMSKQEVKEEFKQLEGDPLLKAKLREKQRQLAIHRMMHSIPAATVVITNPVHLAVALKYDMESDGAPLLLAKGAGVVAERIKEKAKEHGIPIVEDKPVAQFIFKHVEIGQEIPPELYQSVAEILAMLYRMGGKI
- the fliR gene encoding flagellar type III secretion system protein FliR, whose translation is MVDYNLWLVFLLVFARLTSFIAVAPLFSNPSLPAWSKIGLGLFLAAAVTPFAGGPSLLEVDGITFSVLIAGEVLLGLALGITANIIFHTVMVAGQLMDVSMGFAMSNLFDPASQVQSTLMGRFLNLVALMMLLAMDGHHSMLLALRASFEVVPVTGVHFAGGTVQELVSVFSGMFLLAFKLAAPVLAVVFVSEMALGLVARTVPQLNVFIMGFPLKIGLGVLVMAVIMPIMAVVFGNILSQLERDLMTIIGSFR
- the fliQ gene encoding flagellar biosynthesis protein FliQ, producing MSQEFVLHLAREGLLVALMLAAPALIIGLVVGLAISVLQATTQIQEQTLTFVPKIIAVLLSLLVFGSWMLTTLVNFSANLFSSLSTLVR
- the fliP gene encoding flagellar type III secretion system pore protein FliP (The bacterial flagellar biogenesis protein FliP forms a type III secretion system (T3SS)-type pore required for flagellar assembly.); amino-acid sequence: MKNTKLCWLVLLGLVIWLGSGEVALAQPIPLPNIDLQIQQSDDPVEVVGTLRLLVLLTILSLVPAILILVTSFTRVVIVLSFVRNALATQQTPPNQVLIGLALFLTFFIMAPVFQEAKVNALDPYLAGELSQEEAFQLAADPFKEFMFKQTREKDLALFVNMSNMERPETKEDIPLTVLVPAFIISELKTAFQMGFIIFIPFLVIDIVVASTLMSMGMFMVPPIMISLPFKLMLFVMVDGWYLVVKSLLESFG
- the fliO gene encoding flagellar biosynthetic protein FliO; this encodes MEGDLWTAVLRVIIFLPLVVLLAYWSIKFGASRGQLWQGSGSMRVVERLPLGPKTGLCIVRVGEEYYLIGISEAGVSLLKELPHYRETAQVGNGEWQNWRDSWTKWMNPRRKG
- a CDS encoding flagellar basal body-associated FliL family protein, which translates into the protein MSELVEGRRTVGRAFWIILAVVVVLVMVGTGAGVYFFLAANGGVERELPVYEIPLETFTVNLKDSNFRRYLRAEISVETHDKKVIGEMTEKGYKIRDTINTVLSNKTVSDLADREALKHELINAINSHLTKGEVVGLYFNQFLIQ
- a CDS encoding OmpA family protein; the protein is MRKRRSQGELPGSPHWMTTFSDMMTLILVFFVLLFSLSVVDTIKFQAFLASFQGVGVLDWGEKPMEEVQPETITPIQDLSSGRDPLPPAPDYTLMEVYEMVQQTLAEAGLDDQVGLRYEEAGVALDIPDKVLFDTAKADLKPEAQAVLDPLADLFRRLPFQVHVEGHTDSRPISTREFPSNWELSGARASRVIRYYIDTHHLDPHKFVAIGYGEYRPVAPNDTEENMQLNRRVVMVIRANEVIQREVLAVE
- a CDS encoding motility protein A (Homolog of MotA, appears to be involved in motility on surfaces and under different ionic conditions. With MotS (a MotB homolog) forms the ion channels that couple flagellar rotation to proton/sodium motive force across the membrane and forms the stator elements of the rotary flagellar machine.) → MRKLDIMTVVGLAGGVFTLGLAIYLGGQARMFWSIPSVLITVGGSLAALMISYDLEQIKNVVKITKQVFSTETMEPYALIEMFGELAKKARREGLLALEDDMDRLPDPFFQKGIQMMVDALDPELIRDILETDIDHMQYRHEIGASVYKTWGSLAPAFGMIGTLIGLIQMLARLDDPSALGPGMAVALITTFYGAIMANLVLLPIATKLELRSQEEVLIKSIIMEGIIAIQSGMNPRILEEKLMAFLPARLKVQETTPQEVTFNA
- a CDS encoding flagellar FlbD family protein, with amino-acid sequence MIKVTTLDKRTITVNCDLIERLEEVPETVITLVNGKKFMVQESMDEIIELVVQYRRNCQGPLTEKP